One window of Deltaproteobacteria bacterium genomic DNA carries:
- the nuoL gene encoding NADH-quinone oxidoreductase subunit L yields MDLAVILLLPLLGSLLNGAFAVKASVTKRPLPELLIAIVGVLFPFLSFLIAVKASLPFLLNGQLAPTQEHLFDWVVSGPFSVSASLLLDRLSVVMVLVVTGVGTLIHFYSRGYMHGDAGFARYYCYLNLFLFSMLVLVLADNLLFLFVGWEGVGLCSYLLIGFYFTDADKAAAGKKAFVVNRIGDFGFLIGLFLILGQLGMSVSAGENILSFNYLMQHVEQLAPVAGWVTFCLFLGATGKSAQIPLYVWLPDAMAGPTPVSALIHAATMVTAGVYMMVRLFFLFNYDLAPYTMQLIATVGAATALFAATIGLVQNDIKKVLAYSTVSQLGYMVLGVGVGAYGAAIFHLMTHAFFKACLFLGAGAVIHALHHEQDIQKMGGLKSKLPVVFVTFTIASLAIAGIPPLAGFFSKDEILFQTYVTGHRYLYTVAFIAAGFTAFYMFRLVALTFLGKSSLEHHGHHHAAHVQKVPFSMQSVLVVLALLSVVGGWVGIPDALGHGLGLHNYWQAWLPFGVGETSLEGHNVHSLEIELAFISALWGALFVGLAIYIYLKKPAWPQNCAQKLKWVYALLREKYFIDEIYNALIIQPIKSVSQYVLAKFCDQGIIDTLFIKGLAFFTQVGGGLVNRFQNGSVNAYVLYFFVALIGLLTWALV; encoded by the coding sequence GTGGATTTAGCAGTCATTTTATTATTGCCTCTCCTAGGATCGTTGTTGAACGGCGCCTTTGCCGTGAAGGCCTCCGTAACCAAACGCCCTTTGCCTGAGTTATTGATTGCTATAGTGGGGGTGCTTTTCCCATTTTTATCTTTTCTTATTGCCGTCAAGGCATCGTTACCATTTTTGTTGAATGGTCAACTAGCACCCACCCAAGAACATCTTTTTGATTGGGTCGTATCCGGGCCTTTTTCAGTCAGTGCTAGTCTTTTGCTCGATCGGCTTTCCGTGGTTATGGTGTTGGTGGTAACGGGCGTGGGCACGCTAATTCATTTTTATTCTCGGGGTTACATGCACGGGGATGCGGGTTTTGCTCGCTACTATTGTTATTTAAACCTCTTTTTATTTTCCATGTTGGTGCTGGTGTTGGCCGATAATCTACTCTTTTTATTTGTAGGGTGGGAGGGGGTAGGGCTTTGTTCTTATTTATTGATTGGGTTTTATTTTACCGATGCTGACAAAGCCGCGGCGGGTAAAAAGGCCTTTGTGGTGAATCGGATTGGCGACTTTGGTTTTCTCATCGGACTCTTTTTAATTTTGGGGCAATTGGGAATGAGTGTGAGTGCCGGCGAAAATATTTTGAGTTTTAATTATCTGATGCAACATGTCGAGCAATTAGCCCCCGTGGCAGGCTGGGTCACTTTTTGTTTGTTCTTAGGCGCCACGGGAAAATCCGCCCAAATTCCCCTTTATGTTTGGTTGCCCGATGCCATGGCTGGTCCCACCCCGGTTTCAGCTCTCATTCATGCAGCTACCATGGTGACTGCTGGCGTTTACATGATGGTAAGGCTTTTTTTCTTATTCAATTACGACCTGGCACCTTATACCATGCAGCTCATTGCCACGGTGGGGGCCGCCACCGCCTTGTTTGCAGCGACCATCGGGTTAGTGCAAAACGATATTAAAAAAGTCTTGGCCTATTCAACGGTGAGTCAATTGGGTTACATGGTGTTGGGAGTAGGCGTGGGGGCCTATGGGGCCGCGATTTTTCATTTAATGACTCATGCTTTTTTTAAGGCCTGTCTCTTTTTGGGCGCGGGTGCAGTGATTCATGCCCTGCATCATGAACAAGATATTCAAAAGATGGGTGGCCTTAAATCGAAACTCCCCGTGGTTTTTGTTACGTTTACCATTGCCAGTTTAGCCATTGCAGGTATTCCACCGCTGGCTGGGTTTTTCTCTAAAGATGAGATCCTTTTTCAAACCTATGTTACCGGTCATCGTTATCTTTATACCGTAGCCTTTATTGCCGCTGGGTTTACCGCTTTTTATATGTTTCGGCTGGTGGCCCTAACCTTTTTGGGTAAGTCTAGCCTCGAACATCACGGGCATCATCATGCAGCTCACGTGCAAAAAGTCCCCTTTAGTATGCAAAGTGTTTTGGTGGTGTTGGCCTTGCTTTCAGTGGTTGGGGGCTGGGTAGGTATTCCCGATGCCTTGGGTCATGGTTTGGGGCTGCATAATTATTGGCAAGCTTGGTTACCTTTTGGGGTTGGCGAAACCAGCCTCGAGGGGCACAATGTGCATAGCTTAGAAATCGAGCTGGCCTTCATCTCTGCCCTGTGGGGTGCTTTGTTTGTGGGTTTGGCGATTTATATCTATCTTAAAAAACCAGCTTGGCCACAAAACTGTGCACAAAAACTCAAATGGGTGTATGCGTTGCTACGCGAAAAATATTTTATCGATGAAATTTATAATGCTTTGATTATCCAACCCATCAAAAGCGTCAGTCAGTATGTATTAGCAAAATTTTGTGACCAGGGCATCATCGACACCCTGTTTATTAAAGGGCTAGCGTTTTTTACCCAAGTAGGGGGCGGTTTGGTGAATCGTTTTCAAAACGGTTCGGTGAATGCTTATGTCCTTTACTTTTTTGTTGCCTTGATCGGGTTGTTAACTTGGGCATTGGTTTAA